One genomic segment of Impatiens glandulifera chromosome 6, dImpGla2.1, whole genome shotgun sequence includes these proteins:
- the LOC124941799 gene encoding probable serine/threonine-protein kinase WNK9 codes for MNDLLNLEPASSYSDFVEIDPTGRYGRYNEILGKGASKTVYRAFDEYEGIEVAWNQVKLYDFLQSPEDLERLYCEIHLLKTLKHPNILKFYTSWVDTANRNINFITEMFTSGTLRQYRQKHKRVNIRAVKSWCRQILKGILYLHSHDPPVIHRDLKCDNIFINGNHGEVKIGDLGLAAILRKSHAAHCVGTPEFMAPEVYAEKYNELVDIYSFGMCILEMVTFEYPYSECTHPAQIYKKVISGKKPDSFYRVNDPEVKRFVEKCLAVVSMRMSARELLDDPFLQTNDIESRLIDYSDNLSLDYDGNAAYTNHSSFNGFSNEFSEIEQCGIDLFDHNNDEHDIHSSNVDVTIQGKRTEDGSIFLRLRITDKEGHIRNIYFPFDIEIDTPLSVATEMVAELDIMDQDVTKIADMIDGEITSLVPEWESRLKIIEEIPRFCNNCASNHMSMGSFLNFLTNTPDGNCLGNGCAATQGRFEDISSETLNNPKFSKLGNGSSLCYGIWDRHESFECSPMDSEESHSDEDHEKQIIHSNNNRQKMNQYRTRNRSLSCDLTYDNDVNQIELRQVQDHRLRWGAIPKYPKPRLVGSSGIIGKPRVTEKSSNLSGKSATSIGSTSLKGYYCGSLHRTTSLPIDAFDL; via the exons ATGAATGATCTTTTGAATCTTGAACCAGCTTCAAGCTATTCAGATTTTGTTGAAATAGATCCAACCGGAAGATACGGAAGA TATAATGAAATCCTTGGCAAAGGAGCTTCAAAAACAGT ATACAGAGCATTTGATGAATATGAAGGAATTGAAGTAGCTTGGAATCAAGTGAAGCTTTATGATTTCCTACAAAGTCCTGAAGATTTAGAAAGATTGTATTGCGAGATTCATCTTCTTAAAACATTGAAACATCCAAACATTTTGAAGTTCTATACTTCTTGGGTTGACACAGCTAATAGGAACATCAATTTTATCACTGAGATGTTCACTTCAGGAACCCTAAGACA GTATAGACAGAAGCATAAGAGGGTTAATATCAGAGCAGTGAAGAGTTGGTGTAGACAGATCTTGAAAGGGATTCTTTATCTTCATAGCCATGATCCACCAGTTATTCATAGAGATCTTAAATGTGataatatattcattaatggaaaTCATGGTGAAGTCAAAATTGGTGATCTTGGTCTTGCAGCTATTCTCAGAAAATCTCATGCTGCTCATTGTGttg GCACACCGGAGTTTATGGCTCCAGAAGTATATGCCGAGAAATATAACGAATTAGTCGATATTTACTCGTTTGGAATGTGCATATTGGAGATGGTAACGTTTGAATATCCATATAGTGAATGCACTCATCCCGCCCAAATCTACAAGAAAGTGATTTCA GGTAAAAAGCCTGATTCGTTTTATAGAGTGAATGATCCGGAAGTGAAGAGATTTGTTGAGAAATGCCTAGCCGTAGTTTCTATGAGGATGTCGGCTAGAGAGCTTCTAGACGACCCTTTTCTACAAACCAATGATATAGAGTCGAGATTGATTGATTATTCGGATAATCTATCATTGGATTATGATGGGAATGCTGCTTATACAAATCATAGCTCTTTTAATGGATTTTCAAACGAGTTTAGTGAGATCGAGCAATGTGGGATTGATCTATTTGATCACAACAATGATGAACACGACATACATTCTTCTAATGTCGACGTAACCATCCAAGGGAAGAGGACGGAGGATGGGAGTATTTTCTTGAGACTTCGGATTACGGACAAAGAAg GACATATACGTAACATTTATTTTCCATTTGACATTGAAATCGACACGCCTTTAAGTGTGGCAACGGAAATGGTTGCGGAATTGGATATAATGGATCAAGATGTTACTAAAATAGCAGATATGATAGATGGTGAAATCACTTCTTTAGTACCCGAGTGGGAGTCTCGTTTGAAAATCATCGAAGAAATTCCTCGTTTTTGCAACAATTGTGCGTCCAACCATATGTCCATGGGGTCATTCTTAAACTTTCTCACGAACACTCCGGATGGTAATTGCTTAGGAAACGGTTGTGCAGCCACTCAAGGCCGGTTTGAAGATATCTCCTCCGAAACCCTAAATAACCCCAAGTTTTCAAAACTAGGAAATGGATCATCCTTATGCTATGGAATATGGGATCGTCACGAAAGCTTTGAGTGTAGCCCGATGGACTCAGAAGAGAGCCACTCCGACGAAGATCACGAAAAACAAATCATCCATTCCAACAACAATCGTCAAAAAATGAATCAATATCGGACAAGGAATCGTTCACTTTCTTGCGACCTTACATACGATAATGATGTGAACCAAATAGAACTTAGACAAGTTCAAGACCACCGGCTAAGATGGGGAGCAATACCGAAATATCCTAAGCCTCGGTTGGTTGGTTCTTCGGGCATAATTGGGAAACCACGGGTGACAGAGAAATCATCGAACTTGAGTGGAAAATCGGCTACTTCTATAGGATCTACGAGTCTAAAAGGATATTATTGCGGTTCTCTTCATAGAACAACATCTCTGCCTATTGATGCTTTTGACTTGTGA